A region from the Desulfomarina profundi genome encodes:
- a CDS encoding ABC transporter substrate-binding protein codes for MLSGKTRKNGLKKIIIPLLLVLMCAFSVSASPPVFHGKKMLLRVGYVPIVTQLPLIMSFDRDRFAYQYVDVKLVKYHSLTALEAAFRISAVDVAMLPLPIILAMNEDSIDVRIIGSTSRGGSRLFVRKKYSDFKSAIIGVPDLYSNEHFQLIHFLAGKYLKYGTDYKVINIPLQSLLNDLTQEKIDGAFFPEPYPTLALDRLGAVNGTVAELSKQYSVVYSVLAIKGNLLTDQCRNGVREWLESVKSATFRIAESLSFFGGEQEAVTQMRYFGFDRDLFRKSLKAIREGSSFRFENISMSFVHHISRDMQRLQLLAVPGDLNRLPVQILQPDKGRAMSHETGKHKD; via the coding sequence ATGCTGTCAGGTAAAACCAGAAAAAATGGGTTGAAAAAGATTATTATTCCACTCCTGTTGGTATTAATGTGCGCATTTTCTGTTTCTGCTTCACCTCCCGTTTTTCATGGAAAAAAAATGCTTCTGCGTGTTGGCTATGTGCCGATTGTCACTCAGTTGCCATTGATCATGTCCTTTGATCGTGATCGCTTCGCCTATCAATATGTTGATGTTAAACTGGTAAAATATCACTCCCTTACAGCCCTGGAAGCTGCATTCAGAATCTCAGCTGTCGATGTGGCCATGTTGCCGCTGCCCATAATTTTGGCAATGAATGAGGATAGTATTGATGTCAGAATTATCGGTTCCACGAGCAGAGGGGGGTCGAGGCTGTTTGTCAGAAAGAAATATTCTGATTTCAAGTCAGCAATAATAGGTGTTCCAGATCTATATTCCAATGAGCATTTCCAGTTGATTCATTTCCTGGCCGGCAAGTATTTGAAGTATGGGACTGATTACAAGGTGATCAATATTCCGCTGCAGTCGCTGTTAAATGATCTTACTCAGGAGAAGATTGATGGCGCGTTTTTTCCCGAGCCTTATCCGACATTGGCCCTGGATCGGCTGGGAGCTGTAAATGGAACTGTTGCGGAACTGTCGAAGCAGTATTCCGTTGTCTATTCAGTCCTGGCAATAAAAGGAAATCTGTTGACTGATCAATGTCGTAACGGAGTTCGGGAGTGGCTGGAATCAGTAAAATCAGCCACTTTCAGAATCGCGGAAAGCCTTTCTTTTTTCGGTGGTGAGCAGGAAGCTGTAACCCAGATGAGATATTTTGGTTTTGACCGTGACCTTTTCAGAAAATCTCTGAAGGCGATAAGGGAGGGAAGTTCTTTCAGGTTTGAAAATATCAGTATGAGTTTTGTCCATCATATCAGCAGGGATATGCAGAGATTACAGTTGCTGGCTGTACCCGGGGATCTCAACAGGCTGCCCGTGCAAATATTACAACCGGACAAGGGGAGGGCCATGTCCCATGAAACCGGCAAACATAAAGATTAA
- a CDS encoding PAS domain S-box protein: MKKRNGELEQQLFDMKMFKQAFFHSHDGMAIADDKGTLLEVNHALCETFGYRREELLGNPCLRFRDPAKNEEFQRRYALLFQQGYLTVETQYLHKDGREIPVELNASVFRYDDRYLVQISIRDISCRREKESLLKRQQEICSATDDLMSFVDRDYVYRFVNRAYLDTFNVSQQEILGRRVDDLLGTEIFEAQVRKRLDQCFSGETVRFQGRFSFSDPERGRFLDVTFYPYREPDGMLSGAIVVIHDVTDIKLVERRKVQEGKRYQHILSNVSDGVFIVDGEYNIIHANATLQKDFGKVHSGQKCYEYLNGELTPCFWCNNIHVLRGNTVRWRMNVVGKNRVYEVYETPFELSEGQAIKVSFFREITEQYLIEKKLAEKNKQLAEKNVELENINIALNVLLNKTRNDRQGAYRKNLVRLKKLVLPYLDLLGECTVEDTGLEYITIIKSHINSFSDSRNELPGYSDFGLTRREILVADLIRNGKKSKEIASLLGLSPRSIEAYRNSLRKKLHLTGKKISLKHYLTSTFSIEN; this comes from the coding sequence TTGAAAAAAAGAAACGGGGAACTGGAACAACAGCTGTTTGACATGAAAATGTTCAAACAGGCTTTTTTTCATTCCCATGATGGTATGGCTATAGCAGATGATAAAGGAACGCTGCTGGAAGTGAACCATGCCCTCTGTGAAACCTTCGGTTATCGCCGTGAAGAACTGTTGGGTAACCCCTGTCTCCGATTCAGAGATCCTGCAAAAAATGAGGAGTTTCAACGTCGATATGCTCTCCTGTTTCAGCAGGGCTACCTGACGGTGGAAACACAGTATCTCCACAAGGATGGCAGGGAAATTCCCGTTGAACTGAACGCTTCGGTATTTCGTTATGATGACAGGTACCTGGTCCAGATCAGTATACGGGATATCAGTTGCCGCCGGGAAAAAGAAAGTCTGTTGAAGCGTCAGCAGGAAATTTGTTCTGCCACCGACGATCTCATGTCCTTTGTCGACAGAGATTATGTCTATCGCTTTGTCAACAGGGCCTACCTCGACACCTTCAACGTTTCTCAGCAGGAAATTCTTGGTCGACGTGTGGATGACCTTCTCGGTACGGAAATTTTCGAAGCACAGGTCAGAAAGCGACTGGACCAGTGTTTTTCCGGAGAGACAGTGCGGTTTCAGGGTCGGTTTTCTTTTTCTGACCCAGAGAGAGGGAGGTTCCTGGATGTGACCTTTTATCCCTACCGAGAGCCTGATGGAATGCTTTCGGGGGCGATAGTTGTTATCCATGATGTAACAGATATCAAGCTCGTGGAAAGGCGCAAAGTACAGGAGGGAAAGCGATATCAGCATATCCTGAGCAATGTGTCTGATGGTGTTTTTATCGTTGACGGTGAATATAACATCATTCATGCAAATGCCACACTGCAGAAGGATTTTGGAAAAGTACATTCAGGTCAGAAATGTTATGAGTACCTCAATGGAGAGCTGACACCCTGTTTCTGGTGTAATAACATCCATGTACTGCGTGGAAATACAGTCCGCTGGCGGATGAATGTTGTCGGAAAAAATCGGGTGTATGAGGTTTACGAAACACCTTTTGAGTTATCTGAAGGGCAGGCTATCAAGGTTTCTTTTTTTCGCGAAATAACGGAACAATACCTGATTGAAAAAAAGCTCGCTGAGAAAAATAAACAGTTGGCAGAAAAAAATGTAGAGTTGGAAAATATAAATATCGCCTTGAATGTTCTCCTGAACAAGACCAGAAATGACCGTCAAGGCGCATATCGAAAAAACCTGGTCAGGTTGAAAAAGCTCGTTTTGCCTTACCTGGATCTCCTGGGAGAATGTACGGTCGAGGATACCGGGCTGGAGTATATCACAATCATTAAATCCCACATCAATTCTTTCTCTGATTCCCGGAATGAGCTCCCCGGTTATTCAGATTTCGGCCTGACCAGAAGAGAGATTCTGGTTGCGGATCTGATCAGGAACGGGAAGAAATCCAAAGAAATTGCCTCACTCCTCGGTCTTTCTCCCCGCTCAATAGAGGCATATCGCAACAGTTTAAGAAAAAAACTTCATCTTACCGGGAAAAAAATAAGCCTTAAGCATTACTTAACCAGTACTTTCTCAATCGAAAATTAA
- a CDS encoding methyl-accepting chemotaxis protein, which yields MLKGIIPHKIKSIFMLIVSTAVAIIICVYIQNDYGQKHARILQQERSQLNSEYIIVKNLLAEKKMQATTIASVFAENAELQRALANRDREEVRRLTLGSFLRLKESYNLAQFQVHLPPAISFFRAHKPEKFGDDLSSFRHTVIRVNRTGKSVAGIEKGVAGYGIRGVVPVFYEGAQVGSVEVGIKLNSKLFMPIKRKNGFDISIVVPTEGGFKYLAKTHSLTIPEKSFPWLHRMMEEKRIRFKQVEKNDKHLLTVFAPLHNYNDDVIGVIAIPREISRLLHQLEIDLYKQIAIGTGLFVLLVSSLYFLFDKLVDKPIQLLIDTFTRAGSGDLTQILEERMPVMDCSSLSSCNKTECDVFGKKGRCWETVGSFSAVEVSCEKVINGIYDNCHECRDVYQQARMDELQELGSYYNAFIYNMRILIGNARRSMEVMTSSAGQLSDMAKSLVEGADASSARANDVAAAAETMSSNMHSVAAASEEATTNVNMVASAVEEMIGTISAIAGKTDQAAGVTANAVKKAQGASQKVDMLGVAATQINKVTETITEIAEQTNLLALNATIEAARAGEAGKGFSVVADEIKGLARQAADASMEIRQKVEAIHSSTDETVLEIHEISEVIHEVSQIVASISTDMEEQAGVASEIGDNVSQAAVGLAEVNENVSHSSTMSKDISNDISEVSAIVNSMTEDSSMVSGKSEELSGLSAGLGTILGRFEVA from the coding sequence ATGTTGAAAGGAATAATTCCCCATAAGATCAAATCAATATTCATGCTGATTGTATCAACAGCAGTTGCGATTATTATCTGTGTATATATTCAAAATGATTATGGGCAGAAACATGCAAGAATCCTGCAACAGGAACGATCACAGCTTAATTCTGAGTATATAATCGTGAAAAATCTGCTTGCAGAAAAGAAGATGCAGGCAACGACCATCGCCAGTGTGTTCGCTGAAAACGCTGAGTTACAGAGAGCTCTGGCAAATCGTGACAGGGAAGAGGTAAGGAGGCTCACGCTGGGAAGTTTTTTAAGATTAAAAGAATCATACAATCTCGCCCAGTTTCAGGTCCATCTGCCACCGGCAATATCTTTTTTCAGGGCTCATAAACCTGAGAAATTCGGGGATGACCTCTCTTCGTTCAGGCATACGGTTATACGTGTCAATCGCACGGGAAAATCTGTTGCGGGTATAGAAAAAGGAGTTGCCGGGTATGGTATCCGGGGAGTAGTTCCCGTTTTTTATGAAGGAGCACAGGTGGGCAGCGTGGAGGTGGGAATTAAATTGAACAGTAAGCTTTTTATGCCGATTAAGAGGAAAAATGGTTTTGATATCTCAATAGTTGTGCCGACAGAGGGAGGGTTTAAGTACCTGGCGAAAACCCATTCTTTGACGATTCCAGAAAAATCATTCCCCTGGCTGCACAGGATGATGGAGGAAAAAAGAATCCGTTTTAAACAGGTGGAAAAAAACGACAAACATCTTCTGACTGTATTTGCACCTCTGCACAACTATAATGATGATGTCATAGGAGTTATTGCCATTCCCAGGGAAATTTCCAGGTTACTGCACCAGCTTGAAATAGATCTCTACAAACAGATTGCAATTGGAACAGGTCTGTTTGTTCTCCTCGTGTCAAGTCTCTATTTTCTTTTTGACAAACTGGTGGATAAACCGATTCAGTTGTTGATTGATACATTTACCAGGGCGGGAAGTGGTGATCTGACTCAGATTTTAGAAGAAAGAATGCCGGTAATGGATTGTTCCTCTCTTTCCAGTTGTAATAAAACGGAATGTGATGTTTTTGGTAAAAAAGGTCGTTGCTGGGAGACAGTTGGATCGTTTTCGGCAGTGGAGGTGAGCTGTGAAAAAGTGATAAACGGAATATATGACAACTGTCATGAATGCCGTGATGTTTATCAGCAGGCAAGAATGGATGAGCTGCAGGAGTTGGGGAGCTATTATAATGCTTTCATATATAATATGCGGATTCTTATAGGAAATGCACGCCGCAGTATGGAAGTGATGACTTCTTCTGCCGGTCAGCTGTCTGATATGGCAAAAAGCCTGGTGGAAGGTGCGGACGCATCTTCAGCGAGGGCAAACGATGTTGCAGCTGCAGCTGAAACAATGAGCTCAAATATGCATTCGGTCGCAGCGGCCAGTGAAGAGGCAACCACCAATGTGAATATGGTGGCCTCGGCTGTTGAAGAGATGATTGGGACTATTTCGGCAATTGCGGGAAAAACAGATCAGGCTGCAGGTGTTACAGCAAACGCTGTCAAAAAGGCACAAGGTGCTTCGCAGAAGGTTGATATGCTCGGAGTTGCGGCCACACAGATAAATAAGGTAACTGAAACAATCACTGAAATTGCTGAACAGACCAATCTGCTGGCTTTGAATGCAACCATTGAAGCTGCCCGTGCTGGAGAGGCCGGAAAAGGTTTTTCCGTAGTGGCAGATGAGATCAAAGGTCTGGCCAGGCAGGCCGCAGATGCCAGCATGGAAATACGCCAGAAAGTCGAGGCCATACATTCTTCAACTGATGAAACTGTTCTGGAAATACATGAAATTTCGGAAGTTATTCACGAGGTCAGCCAGATAGTAGCCTCAATCAGCACAGACATGGAAGAACAGGCCGGAGTGGCTTCGGAGATTGGTGATAATGTGAGTCAGGCTGCCGTCGGTCTGGCTGAAGTGAATGAAAATGTATCCCACAGTTCTACTATGTCTAAAGATATTTCAAATGATATCAGCGAGGTGAGTGCTATTGTAAACTCGATGACGGAGGATTCTTCCATGGTGAGTGGAAAATCAGAAGAACTTTCCGGGCTTTCTGCCGGGTTGGGGACGATTCTCGGAAGATTCGAGGTTGCCTGA
- a CDS encoding ABC transporter substrate-binding protein, translating to MARKLTARVRVLIFVGLCLTPVTQCCSAPGKTVLVGLNIPLSGAYVRQGEDQLRAYQLAIDILNESGGILGHHIVYAVRDTGTNASRAGENAIELMDLGAVLVTGGASSASAIAQSKVCQQRGVVFMAGLTHSNATTGKEGHRYSFRWYNNGHQTAGAIAGILHERYGQNATYAFLYADYTWGRTLKDSLSKVIEKDGGRVILSLPTPLGSDDFISELIQVKRAGPDVLVLIHFGSDMVSSLKQATMLRLRENMAVVIPLMEVNMAVKLGPEIMQGILTSMCWYHGLSEKYEGSRQFVTLFERRYHKKPGNSAAVAWVNMMQFAEAAQQAGSFAANDIVLALEGHHFTLLGSDEYWRSWDHQGIHPTYIALGKTPEESRSKWDLFTIISESSGKLLARTRRENPVVLEPLLKGVKPDAVR from the coding sequence ATGGCGAGAAAGTTAACCGCTCGTGTTCGAGTTCTCATTTTTGTGGGATTGTGTCTTACCCCTGTCACACAATGCTGTTCTGCTCCTGGGAAAACAGTTCTCGTCGGTTTAAACATACCCCTCAGCGGAGCCTATGTCAGACAGGGGGAAGATCAGCTGCGTGCCTACCAGCTTGCCATTGATATACTCAATGAGTCGGGTGGCATCCTTGGCCATCATATTGTCTATGCTGTTCGGGATACGGGAACAAATGCCTCCAGGGCTGGAGAGAATGCCATTGAACTGATGGATCTCGGCGCTGTTCTTGTTACCGGTGGGGCGAGTTCAGCATCTGCCATTGCCCAGAGCAAGGTCTGTCAGCAGCGGGGAGTGGTTTTTATGGCCGGCCTGACCCATTCCAATGCCACAACAGGGAAGGAAGGGCATCGTTATTCTTTCAGATGGTATAATAACGGCCATCAGACGGCTGGAGCAATAGCAGGAATTCTGCATGAGCGATATGGTCAAAATGCTACCTATGCATTTCTTTACGCGGACTATACCTGGGGCAGGACCTTGAAGGATTCCCTGAGCAAGGTGATAGAAAAAGATGGTGGCAGGGTTATACTCAGTCTGCCTACACCCCTGGGAAGTGATGATTTTATCAGTGAACTGATACAGGTGAAACGGGCCGGGCCTGATGTACTTGTTCTTATCCATTTCGGCAGCGATATGGTCAGTTCTCTCAAGCAGGCGACAATGCTCCGCCTTCGCGAAAACATGGCAGTAGTAATCCCACTGATGGAAGTCAACATGGCCGTGAAACTTGGTCCCGAAATTATGCAGGGTATCCTGACTTCAATGTGCTGGTACCATGGTCTGTCGGAAAAATATGAAGGCAGCAGACAGTTTGTGACTCTATTTGAGCGGCGCTATCATAAAAAACCGGGTAATTCGGCGGCTGTAGCGTGGGTGAATATGATGCAGTTTGCCGAAGCGGCCCAACAGGCAGGTTCATTTGCCGCAAATGATATTGTTCTGGCCCTTGAAGGGCATCATTTTACTCTTCTGGGCAGTGATGAATACTGGAGATCATGGGATCATCAGGGGATTCATCCCACTTATATTGCTCTTGGAAAGACTCCGGAAGAGAGCAGGAGTAAATGGGATCTGTTTACAATAATCAGTGAGAGCAGCGGCAAATTGCTGGCAAGGACACGACGGGAAAATCCAGTAGTCCTTGAACCGTTGCTGAAAGGAGTAAAACCCGATGCTGTCAGGTAA
- a CDS encoding D-serine ammonia-lyase yields MRESQERESIDVDAWCRTYPCLREIMQYQEVIWFNQRQEKSSVVLEKMVLKRSDIVDATARLTRFAPCIAEFFPETLESGGIIESPLRPIPAMQKELEKHSCAFGGRLYLKCDNLLPVSGSIKARGGIYEVLKVAEKVALDAGFIAVTDDYSLLATEEARKIFEKFSLAVGSTGNLGLSIGLMGARFGFRVTVHMAATARTWKKKLLRSHGVNVVEYDGDYSDAVTKGRALAANDSTCHFVDDENSRDLFLGYSVAAQRLADQLEEQNIMVDSEHPLFVYLPCGVGGAPGGICFGLKHIFGDNVHCFFAEPTHAPSVLLGLLTGFNEKVSVHDFGLDGVTEADGLAVSRPSGLVGRTVGPLVDGVLTVDDNRLFSMLAMLSDRELIRMEPSALAGLAGISMLCSSRSWLEKNGLTDTMNAATHIAWGTGGSMVPDDEMESFYQKGASLL; encoded by the coding sequence ATGAGAGAGTCACAGGAAAGAGAGTCAATTGATGTGGATGCATGGTGCAGAACATATCCATGTCTTCGCGAGATTATGCAATATCAGGAAGTTATCTGGTTCAATCAACGACAGGAAAAATCCAGTGTCGTCCTGGAAAAAATGGTTCTGAAAAGAAGTGATATTGTTGATGCGACGGCAAGACTCACAAGATTTGCACCCTGCATAGCAGAATTTTTTCCTGAAACCCTGGAAAGTGGCGGTATCATAGAGTCTCCTCTTCGCCCCATTCCGGCAATGCAGAAGGAACTTGAAAAGCACAGTTGCGCGTTTGGTGGCCGGCTCTATCTCAAATGTGACAACCTGCTTCCCGTTTCCGGTTCGATCAAGGCGCGTGGGGGAATATATGAGGTTCTCAAGGTGGCTGAAAAGGTGGCACTTGATGCGGGGTTTATTGCTGTTACTGATGATTACTCCCTGCTTGCCACAGAAGAGGCACGGAAAATATTCGAAAAATTCAGCTTGGCGGTTGGTTCAACCGGGAACCTTGGCCTCAGCATTGGCCTTATGGGAGCCCGTTTCGGTTTTCGAGTCACAGTGCATATGGCTGCCACCGCAAGGACGTGGAAAAAAAAGCTGCTCCGTTCCCATGGAGTGAACGTTGTAGAATACGATGGGGATTACAGTGACGCGGTGACAAAGGGTCGCGCTCTTGCGGCAAATGATTCCACCTGTCATTTTGTCGATGATGAAAACTCCAGAGATCTTTTTCTCGGTTACAGTGTGGCAGCACAGCGACTGGCAGACCAGCTCGAAGAGCAGAATATCATGGTGGACAGCGAACATCCTCTCTTTGTCTATCTGCCCTGTGGAGTTGGCGGTGCACCCGGAGGGATCTGTTTTGGATTGAAACATATTTTCGGAGACAATGTACACTGTTTTTTCGCGGAACCGACTCATGCCCCTTCCGTGCTTCTTGGGCTTTTGACCGGCTTCAACGAGAAGGTATCAGTACACGATTTCGGTCTGGATGGTGTAACAGAAGCCGATGGTCTTGCCGTAAGCAGGCCTTCCGGACTTGTCGGCAGGACTGTCGGGCCCCTGGTGGACGGTGTGTTGACTGTGGACGACAACAGGCTGTTCTCCATGCTTGCCATGCTCTCTGATAGAGAACTGATTCGGATGGAACCTTCAGCGCTTGCCGGACTGGCCGGCATTTCCATGCTCTGTTCGTCCCGTTCCTGGCTTGAGAAGAACGGGCTGACGGATACAATGAATGCTGCAACCCATATTGCCTGGGGTACCGGCGGGAGTATGGTCCCTGATGATGAAATGGAGAGTTTTTATCAAAAGGGTGCATCTCTTCTGTAA
- a CDS encoding sensor domain-containing diguanylate cyclase, which yields MSSVQDFFDEKIRLPSPPAIALKILQAVRKDENSFEELAGIISVDPALSIRILKIANSSLYGFSKPVDSLAKATALIGTEALKNIALSFVIVQDFQDVPQGGFDLNLFWRRAVTAAVAAEVLGRKIGCNGQDLFVSSLLQDIGVLIFFLSSPNEYTMVLDDKRLGARTLCDMEKEQFGHDHTEIGYYLLSSWMLPSSICGPIRAHHSAGLENEYPQEAKILSFADKISSMYHGLHSNSKFVDIHTGLADEWHCTSEEVDALIDSIGERAREVMELFSIDPGEIKPFTQIMQEANDELRRLNFSYEQIVLELKQAKLNAEQLATELKKANESLRELALRDGLTGLYNHRYFQEVLEAELSRASRYEHPLSLLFIDIDFFKKVNDTYGHPAGDSVLCAVSRLLVKLVRHSDIVARYGGEEFAVIMPETDSRGARVIAQRLRRGIGQEQIIYRENSISITISIGLATTGGGIPVMERKKLIESSDRALYRAKQNGRNRIEG from the coding sequence ATGAGCAGTGTGCAGGATTTCTTTGATGAGAAGATACGATTGCCTTCTCCCCCAGCCATTGCCCTGAAAATTCTCCAGGCAGTCAGAAAAGATGAAAATTCCTTTGAAGAGCTGGCCGGAATCATATCCGTTGACCCCGCCCTTTCCATCAGAATTCTGAAAATTGCCAATTCATCCCTTTATGGCTTTTCCAAGCCGGTAGATTCACTTGCCAAAGCAACAGCCCTGATAGGCACGGAGGCGCTGAAAAATATTGCTCTGTCCTTTGTCATCGTTCAGGATTTCCAGGATGTTCCCCAGGGTGGATTTGATCTGAATCTTTTCTGGCGAAGGGCCGTAACTGCTGCGGTGGCGGCTGAAGTGCTGGGGCGGAAGATTGGCTGTAACGGTCAGGATCTCTTTGTTTCCTCCCTGTTACAGGATATAGGTGTGCTGATTTTTTTTCTTTCCAGTCCAAATGAATATACCATGGTTCTGGATGATAAAAGGCTTGGAGCAAGAACGCTTTGCGATATGGAAAAAGAACAATTTGGCCATGATCACACGGAAATAGGCTACTATCTTCTCAGCTCTTGGATGCTGCCTTCTTCCATTTGCGGGCCGATTCGTGCGCACCATTCTGCGGGTTTGGAAAATGAATACCCGCAGGAGGCAAAGATTCTGAGTTTTGCAGACAAGATTTCCTCAATGTATCACGGTCTGCACAGCAATAGTAAGTTTGTCGATATCCATACGGGACTGGCTGATGAATGGCACTGCACTTCTGAAGAAGTCGATGCGTTGATAGACAGTATAGGTGAGAGAGCCAGGGAAGTGATGGAGCTTTTTTCCATAGATCCCGGAGAAATAAAGCCATTCACCCAGATCATGCAGGAGGCCAATGATGAATTGAGGCGGTTGAACTTCTCCTATGAACAGATTGTTCTCGAGCTCAAACAGGCGAAACTGAACGCGGAACAACTGGCGACGGAGTTGAAAAAAGCAAACGAAAGTCTTCGGGAACTGGCCCTGCGGGATGGTCTTACAGGGTTGTATAATCATCGGTATTTTCAGGAAGTGCTTGAGGCGGAATTGAGCAGAGCTTCCAGGTACGAACATCCGTTGTCCCTGCTTTTTATTGATATTGATTTTTTTAAAAAAGTAAATGACACCTATGGGCATCCGGCAGGAGACAGTGTTCTCTGCGCGGTCAGCCGGTTACTGGTGAAACTTGTCCGTCACAGTGATATCGTAGCCCGATATGGCGGCGAAGAATTTGCAGTAATTATGCCGGAAACAGATTCCCGGGGAGCCAGGGTGATAGCCCAGCGGTTGAGAAGGGGAATTGGTCAGGAGCAGATTATTTACCGGGAGAATTCAATTTCGATTACGATCAGTATAGGTCTGGCGACAACAGGTGGGGGAATCCCCGTCATGGAAAGAAAAAAATTGATCGAATCAAGTGACCGGGCTCTCTATCGGGCCAAACAGAACGGGAGAAACAGGATAGAAGGATAG
- a CDS encoding Lrp/AsnC family transcriptional regulator: protein MALDKTDIKILNILQENGRITNAKLAAEIGISPRQCWKESNAWRHPAS from the coding sequence ATGGCCCTCGACAAAACAGATATTAAAATTCTCAATATTCTCCAGGAGAACGGTCGTATAACCAATGCAAAACTGGCCGCAGAAATCGGTATTTCCCCCCGGCAATGCTGGAAAGAGTCAAACGCCTGGAGGCATCCGGCGTCATAA
- a CDS encoding DODA-type extradiol aromatic ring-opening family dioxygenase has protein sequence MKDRTVKMKICRGESPGSVIYIPHGGGPWPLLGDPRHINLIEFLKAVPGLLTQPSAILVISAHWEEQHPTLISAASPPLFYDYYGFPQETYSISYSAPGNPQLAREILHIFEENGIQAALEGSRGYDHGLFVPLKLMYPEAVIPCIQLSLLDSLNPVEHIRIGTVLRDLQEENLLIIGSGSSFHNLTAFRNNTAGEENYWNETFENWLVETLTGDHLSEKERRTRLEHWVDAPFAQYCHPREEHLLPLHVCYGVAGCPAKRVIEVEFMGKKTSSYIW, from the coding sequence ATGAAGGATAGAACAGTAAAAATGAAAATCTGTAGAGGCGAATCGCCTGGATCAGTTATTTATATTCCCCACGGAGGTGGCCCCTGGCCTCTGCTGGGAGATCCACGTCATATCAATTTAATAGAGTTTTTAAAAGCTGTACCCGGGTTGTTGACGCAACCGTCAGCAATTCTAGTTATCAGTGCTCATTGGGAAGAACAGCATCCAACACTCATTTCAGCTGCATCTCCTCCACTTTTTTACGATTATTACGGATTTCCCCAGGAGACGTACTCCATTTCATACAGTGCACCTGGAAATCCTCAACTTGCCCGGGAAATCCTCCATATTTTTGAAGAAAACGGTATCCAGGCCGCTCTTGAAGGAAGCCGGGGATATGATCATGGTCTTTTTGTTCCCCTCAAACTCATGTATCCCGAGGCAGTCATACCCTGTATTCAGCTTTCGCTGCTGGACTCTTTGAACCCGGTAGAGCATATCCGTATCGGTACAGTTCTGCGAGATTTACAGGAAGAGAACCTTTTGATCATTGGCTCAGGTTCTTCATTTCATAATCTTACTGCCTTCAGAAACAATACTGCTGGTGAGGAAAATTACTGGAATGAAACTTTTGAGAATTGGCTTGTTGAAACCCTGACTGGCGATCATTTGAGTGAAAAAGAACGTCGGACAAGGTTGGAACACTGGGTTGACGCACCTTTTGCGCAGTATTGCCATCCCCGGGAAGAACATCTGCTGCCGCTCCATGTCTGTTATGGTGTTGCCGGTTGTCCTGCAAAACGGGTTATTGAAGTGGAATTCATGGGCAAAAAAACAAGTTCGTATATCTGGTAG
- a CDS encoding Lrp/AsnC family transcriptional regulator: MLERVKRLEASGVIKKYLALLDREQTGFGLLAIIIISLSLHQISSLQQVKERLVILDEVLECYQLTGDVDFMLKVAVRDMPSYTAFINDKLSSIPGIQNIRTSFVLDTLKSTTTLRLKPE, encoded by the coding sequence ATGCTGGAAAGAGTCAAACGCCTGGAGGCATCCGGCGTCATAAAAAAATACCTGGCTCTCCTTGACCGTGAGCAAACCGGTTTCGGCCTGCTGGCCATAATAATAATCTCACTCAGTCTTCACCAGATTTCTTCTCTGCAGCAGGTCAAGGAACGACTGGTCATTCTCGACGAGGTACTTGAATGCTACCAGTTGACAGGTGATGTGGATTTTATGCTGAAAGTTGCCGTCAGGGACATGCCCAGTTACACGGCTTTCATCAATGACAAGCTTTCCTCCATTCCCGGAATTCAGAATATTCGCACATCTTTTGTGCTGGATACCCTGAAAAGCACAACCACACTACGACTCAAACCGGAATAA